Proteins encoded within one genomic window of Micromonospora halotolerans:
- a CDS encoding haloacid dehalogenase-like hydrolase — protein sequence MTASTRRVAVFDLDDTLVRGDSFAQFTRHLLFRQRWRAGVSLVLAPLLAPMLFLSPTRRVAITGFLWLASAGLSEAQFTALAEQFAATHAQKRITVALDRLQQHLAAGDRVIIVTACADPLATAICAELGLSKVEVIAARLRAGRTGMWPVVGCQGPQKVQRLRDAGVTLPIDFAYTDSLSDLPLLRAATRRYLIEPSAQDLARLQAASPGAVTVLRTSAERR from the coding sequence ATGACCGCCTCGACGCGCCGGGTGGCCGTCTTCGACCTCGACGACACCCTGGTACGCGGAGACTCGTTCGCCCAGTTCACCCGCCATCTGCTGTTCCGTCAGCGGTGGCGCGCGGGAGTGTCGCTCGTACTCGCTCCGCTCCTCGCACCGATGCTCTTCCTGTCACCCACGCGACGTGTGGCCATCACCGGGTTCCTCTGGCTCGCGTCGGCTGGTCTGTCCGAGGCGCAGTTCACCGCCCTGGCCGAACAGTTCGCCGCAACCCACGCCCAGAAGCGCATCACGGTCGCGCTCGACCGGCTCCAGCAACACCTCGCTGCGGGCGACCGCGTCATCATCGTCACCGCATGCGCCGACCCGCTCGCCACCGCCATCTGCGCCGAGCTCGGCCTGAGCAAGGTGGAGGTCATCGCTGCCCGGCTCCGCGCCGGCCGCACCGGGATGTGGCCCGTCGTCGGCTGCCAGGGGCCGCAGAAAGTGCAGCGGCTCCGCGACGCCGGGGTCACCCTGCCCATCGACTTCGCCTACACCGACAGCCTTTCCGACCTGCCCCTCCTGCGTGCCGCCACGCGCCGCTACCTCATCGAGCCCTCCGCCCAGGACCTGGCCCGACTGCAGGCGGCCTCTCCCGGCGCAGTCACCGTCCTCCGGACGTCAGCCGAGAGACGGTGA